In Rattus norvegicus strain BN/NHsdMcwi chromosome 3, GRCr8, whole genome shotgun sequence, a genomic segment contains:
- the Gtf3c4 gene encoding general transcription factor 3C polypeptide 4 isoform X2 — MSEADQARVGPKADEPSSPAEEKDEGGGKEAAADAAPGPSASFRLMVTRREPAVKLQYAVSGLEPLSWSEDHRVSVSTARSIAVLELICDVHNPGQDLVIHRTSVPAPLNSCLLKVGSKTEVAECKEKFASSKDPTISQTFMLDRMFNPEGKALPPMRGFKYTSWSPMGCDANGRCLLAALTMDNRLTVQVNLNRLQWVQLVDLTEIYGDRLYETSYRLSKNEAPEGNLGDFAEFQRRHSMQTPVRMEWSSICTTQQVKHNNECRDVSSVLLAVLFENGNIAVWQFQLPFVGKESISSCNTIESGISSPSVLFWWEYEHSNRKMSGLIVGSAFGPVKILPVNLKAVKGYFTLRQPVVLWKEMDKLPVHSIKCVPLYHPYQKCSCSLVVAARGSYVFWCLLLISKAGLNVHNSHVTGLHSLPIVSITADKQNGTVYTCSSDGKVRQLIPIFTDVALKFEHQLIKLSDVFGSVRTHGIAVSPCGAYLAIITTEGMVNGLHPVNKNYQVQFVTLKTFEEAAAQLLESSVQNLFKQVDLIDLVRWKILKDKHIPQFLHEALEKKIESSGVTYFWRFKLFLLRILYQSMQKSPSEALWKPTHEDSKILLVDSPGMGDGEDEQQEEGTSKQGTKAGLQEKSKEGGDTEETPEDSLTAVGDTGGREPIEEKLLEIQGKIEAVEMHLTREHMKRVLGEVYLHTWITENTSIPTRGLCNFLMSDEDYDDRTAQVLSNLPVLPELDLQAVFAP; from the exons ATGAGCGAGGCGGACCAAGCCCGGGTGGGGCCCAAGGCCGACGAACCTTCGTCGCCCGCAGAGGAGAAGGACGAAGGGGGCGGGAAGGAGGCGGCTGCCGACGCGGCCCCGGGGCCCAGCGCCTCGTTTCGCCTCATGGTGACTCGGCGGGAGCCTGCCGTGAAGCTGCAGTACGCTGTGAGCGGGTTGGAGCCGCTCTCCTGGTCTGAGGACCACCGTGTGTCTGTGTCCACGGCCCGCAGCATCGCCGTGCTAGAGCTTATCTGCGATGTGCACAACCCAGGCCAGGACCTGGTGATCCACCGCACCTCGGTACCCGCTCCTCTCAACAGCTGCCTCCTCAAG GTTGGCTCGAAAACAGAAGTTGCTGAGTGCAAGGAAAAGTTTGCTTCCTCTAAAGACCCCACCATCAGCCAGACTTTCATGCTGGACAGGATGTTCAACCCTGAGGGGAAGGCATTGCCCCCAATGCGGGGTTTCAAATACACTAGCTGGTCTCCCATGGGTTGTGATGCAAATGGCAGGTGCCTCTTGGCAGCGCTGACCATGGACAATCGCCTGACCGTGCAGGTAAACCTCAACAGACTCCAATGGGTTCAGCTGGTTGATCTGACTGAGATTTATGGAGACCGTCTTTATGAGACCAGTTATAGACTGTCTAAAAATGAGGCTCCTGAGGGAAACCTTGGGGATTTTGCTGAGTTTCAGAGGAGACACAGCATGCAGACCCCAGTCAGAATGGAATGGTCGAGTATCTGTACCACTCAGCAGGTCAAGCACAACAACGAGTGCCGGGATGTGAGCAGCGTGCTCCTGGCCGTCCTCTTTGAGAACGGGAATATAGCTGTGTGGCAGTTCCAGCTGCCGTTTGTGGGCAAGGAGTCCATCTCTTCGTGCAACACTATTGAGTCAGGAATCAGCTCCCCCAGTGTCTTGTTTTGGTGGGAATATGAGCACAGCAATAGGAAGATGAGTGGCCTTATTGTAGGCAGTGCTTTTGGACCCGTAAAAATTCTCCCTGTCAATCTCAAAGCAGTCAAAGGCTACTTTACTTTACGGCAGCCTGTTGTCTTGTGGAAAGAGATGGACAAGTTGCCTGTGCACAGCATCAAATGTGTGCCACTTTATCACCCTTACCAGAAGTGTAGCTGTAGCTTAGTGGTGGCCGCAAGAGGCTCCTATGTGTTCTGGTGtcttcttctgatctccaaggcGGGTCTGAATGTTCACAATTCCCACGTCACAGGCCTTCACTCGCTGCCCATCGTCTCCATTACCGCAGACAAGCAGAACGGAACCGTGTACACCTGCTCTAGTGACGGAAAGGTGAGGCAGTTGATTCCCATCTTCACAGATGTTGCATTAAAATTTGAACACCAGCTGATTAAGCTCTCAGATGTATTTGGCTCAGTGAGGACTCACGGCATTGCAGTGAGCCCCTGTGGTGCTTACCTGGCCATCATCACCACTGAGGGCATGGTCAATGGCCTCCATCCAGTGAACAAGAACTACCAGGTTCAGTTTGTTACTCTCAAGACCTTTGAAGAGGCAGCTGCTCAGCTCTTGGAGTCTTCAGTTCAGAATCTCTTTAAGCAGGTAGACTTGATTGACTTAGTCCGctggaaaattttaaaagataaacataTTCCTCAGTTTTTACATGAAGCTTTGGAAAAAAAGATTGAAAGCAGTGGGGTTACCTATTTTTGGCGTTTTAAGCTTTTCCTCCTAAGGATTTTGTATCAGTCAATGCAGAAATCCCCATCCGAGGCCTTATGGAAACCCACCCATGAGGACTCAAAAATCTTACTGGTTGACTCACCTGGGATGGGCGATGGTGAGGATGAGCAGCAAGAGGAAGGTACTTCCAAGCAGGGGACGAAGGCTGGCCTGCAGGAGAAGAGCAAAGAGGGTGGTGACACGGAGGAGACTCCTGAGGATTCACTCACTGCCGTGGGAGACACCGGAGGCCGTGAACCCATAGAGGAGAAGCTCCTTGAGATCCAAGGGAAGATTGAGGCTGTGGAGATGCACCTGACCAGGGAGCACATGAAGCGGGTCCTCGGAGAAGTGTACCTGCACACCTGGATCACGGAGAACACCAGCATCCCCACCAGAGGGCTCTGCAACTTTCTCATGTCTGATGAAGATTATGATGACAGAACAGCACAG GTGCTTTCTAACCTACCAGTCCTGCCAGAGCTTGATCTACAGGCGGTGTTTGCTCCATGA
- the Gtf3c4 gene encoding general transcription factor 3C polypeptide 4 isoform X3 translates to MLDRMFNPEGKALPPMRGFKYTSWSPMGCDANGRCLLAALTMDNRLTVQVNLNRLQWVQLVDLTEIYGDRLYETSYRLSKNEAPEGNLGDFAEFQRRHSMQTPVRMEWSSICTTQQVKHNNECRDVSSVLLAVLFENGNIAVWQFQLPFVGKESISSCNTIESGISSPSVLFWWEYEHSNRKMSGLIVGSAFGPVKILPVNLKAVKGYFTLRQPVVLWKEMDKLPVHSIKCVPLYHPYQKCSCSLVVAARGSYVFWCLLLISKAGLNVHNSHVTGLHSLPIVSITADKQNGTVYTCSSDGKVRQLIPIFTDVALKFEHQLIKLSDVFGSVRTHGIAVSPCGAYLAIITTEGMVNGLHPVNKNYQVQFVTLKTFEEAAAQLLESSVQNLFKQVDLIDLVRWKILKDKHIPQFLHEALEKKIESSGVTYFWRFKLFLLRILYQSMQKSPSEALWKPTHEDSKILLVDSPGMGDGEDEQQEEGTSKQGTKAGLQEKSKEGGDTEETPEDSLTAVGDTGGREPIEEKLLEIQGKIEAVEMHLTREHMKRVLGEVYLHTWITENTSIPTRGLCNFLMSDEDYDDRTAQVLIGHISKKMNKQTFPERCSLCKEILPFTDRKQAVCSNGHIWLRCFLTYQSCQSLIYRRCLLHDSIARHPVPEDPDWIKRLLQSPCPFCDSPVF, encoded by the exons ATGCTGGACAGGATGTTCAACCCTGAGGGGAAGGCATTGCCCCCAATGCGGGGTTTCAAATACACTAGCTGGTCTCCCATGGGTTGTGATGCAAATGGCAGGTGCCTCTTGGCAGCGCTGACCATGGACAATCGCCTGACCGTGCAGGTAAACCTCAACAGACTCCAATGGGTTCAGCTGGTTGATCTGACTGAGATTTATGGAGACCGTCTTTATGAGACCAGTTATAGACTGTCTAAAAATGAGGCTCCTGAGGGAAACCTTGGGGATTTTGCTGAGTTTCAGAGGAGACACAGCATGCAGACCCCAGTCAGAATGGAATGGTCGAGTATCTGTACCACTCAGCAGGTCAAGCACAACAACGAGTGCCGGGATGTGAGCAGCGTGCTCCTGGCCGTCCTCTTTGAGAACGGGAATATAGCTGTGTGGCAGTTCCAGCTGCCGTTTGTGGGCAAGGAGTCCATCTCTTCGTGCAACACTATTGAGTCAGGAATCAGCTCCCCCAGTGTCTTGTTTTGGTGGGAATATGAGCACAGCAATAGGAAGATGAGTGGCCTTATTGTAGGCAGTGCTTTTGGACCCGTAAAAATTCTCCCTGTCAATCTCAAAGCAGTCAAAGGCTACTTTACTTTACGGCAGCCTGTTGTCTTGTGGAAAGAGATGGACAAGTTGCCTGTGCACAGCATCAAATGTGTGCCACTTTATCACCCTTACCAGAAGTGTAGCTGTAGCTTAGTGGTGGCCGCAAGAGGCTCCTATGTGTTCTGGTGtcttcttctgatctccaaggcGGGTCTGAATGTTCACAATTCCCACGTCACAGGCCTTCACTCGCTGCCCATCGTCTCCATTACCGCAGACAAGCAGAACGGAACCGTGTACACCTGCTCTAGTGACGGAAAGGTGAGGCAGTTGATTCCCATCTTCACAGATGTTGCATTAAAATTTGAACACCAGCTGATTAAGCTCTCAGATGTATTTGGCTCAGTGAGGACTCACGGCATTGCAGTGAGCCCCTGTGGTGCTTACCTGGCCATCATCACCACTGAGGGCATGGTCAATGGCCTCCATCCAGTGAACAAGAACTACCAGGTTCAGTTTGTTACTCTCAAGACCTTTGAAGAGGCAGCTGCTCAGCTCTTGGAGTCTTCAGTTCAGAATCTCTTTAAGCAGGTAGACTTGATTGACTTAGTCCGctggaaaattttaaaagataaacataTTCCTCAGTTTTTACATGAAGCTTTGGAAAAAAAGATTGAAAGCAGTGGGGTTACCTATTTTTGGCGTTTTAAGCTTTTCCTCCTAAGGATTTTGTATCAGTCAATGCAGAAATCCCCATCCGAGGCCTTATGGAAACCCACCCATGAGGACTCAAAAATCTTACTGGTTGACTCACCTGGGATGGGCGATGGTGAGGATGAGCAGCAAGAGGAAGGTACTTCCAAGCAGGGGACGAAGGCTGGCCTGCAGGAGAAGAGCAAAGAGGGTGGTGACACGGAGGAGACTCCTGAGGATTCACTCACTGCCGTGGGAGACACCGGAGGCCGTGAACCCATAGAGGAGAAGCTCCTTGAGATCCAAGGGAAGATTGAGGCTGTGGAGATGCACCTGACCAGGGAGCACATGAAGCGGGTCCTCGGAGAAGTGTACCTGCACACCTGGATCACGGAGAACACCAGCATCCCCACCAGAGGGCTCTGCAACTTTCTCATGTCTGATGAAGATTATGATGACAGAACAGCACAG GTCTTGATTGGACATATCTCCAAGAAGATGAACAAGCAGACCTTCCCTGAGCGCTGCAGTCTGTGTAAGGAGATCTTACCATTCACAGATCGCAAGCAAGCTGTTTGTTCCAATGGGCACATCTGGCTCCG GTGCTTTCTAACCTACCAGTCCTGCCAGAGCTTGATCTACAGGCGGTGTTTGCTCCATGACAGCATCGCCAGGCACCCTGTTCCAGAAG ATCCTGACTGGATTAAGAGGTTGCTGCAGAGTCCTTGTCCTTTCTGTGATTCTCCTGTCTTCTGA
- the Gtf3c4 gene encoding general transcription factor 3C polypeptide 4 isoform X1, producing the protein MSEADQARVGPKADEPSSPAEEKDEGGGKEAAADAAPGPSASFRLMVTRREPAVKLQYAVSGLEPLSWSEDHRVSVSTARSIAVLELICDVHNPGQDLVIHRTSVPAPLNSCLLKVGSKTEVAECKEKFASSKDPTISQTFMLDRMFNPEGKALPPMRGFKYTSWSPMGCDANGRCLLAALTMDNRLTVQVNLNRLQWVQLVDLTEIYGDRLYETSYRLSKNEAPEGNLGDFAEFQRRHSMQTPVRMEWSSICTTQQVKHNNECRDVSSVLLAVLFENGNIAVWQFQLPFVGKESISSCNTIESGISSPSVLFWWEYEHSNRKMSGLIVGSAFGPVKILPVNLKAVKGYFTLRQPVVLWKEMDKLPVHSIKCVPLYHPYQKCSCSLVVAARGSYVFWCLLLISKAGLNVHNSHVTGLHSLPIVSITADKQNGTVYTCSSDGKVRQLIPIFTDVALKFEHQLIKLSDVFGSVRTHGIAVSPCGAYLAIITTEGMVNGLHPVNKNYQVQFVTLKTFEEAAAQLLESSVQNLFKQVDLIDLVRWKILKDKHIPQFLHEALEKKIESSGVTYFWRFKLFLLRILYQSMQKSPSEALWKPTHEDSKILLVDSPGMGDGEDEQQEEGTSKQGTKAGLQEKSKEGGDTEETPEDSLTAVGDTGGREPIEEKLLEIQGKIEAVEMHLTREHMKRVLGEVYLHTWITENTSIPTRGLCNFLMSDEDYDDRTAQVLIGHISKKMNKQTFPERCSLCKEILPFTDRKQAVCSNGHIWLRCFLTYQSCQSLIYRRCLLHDSIARHPVPEDPDWIKRLLQSPCPFCDSPVF; encoded by the exons ATGAGCGAGGCGGACCAAGCCCGGGTGGGGCCCAAGGCCGACGAACCTTCGTCGCCCGCAGAGGAGAAGGACGAAGGGGGCGGGAAGGAGGCGGCTGCCGACGCGGCCCCGGGGCCCAGCGCCTCGTTTCGCCTCATGGTGACTCGGCGGGAGCCTGCCGTGAAGCTGCAGTACGCTGTGAGCGGGTTGGAGCCGCTCTCCTGGTCTGAGGACCACCGTGTGTCTGTGTCCACGGCCCGCAGCATCGCCGTGCTAGAGCTTATCTGCGATGTGCACAACCCAGGCCAGGACCTGGTGATCCACCGCACCTCGGTACCCGCTCCTCTCAACAGCTGCCTCCTCAAG GTTGGCTCGAAAACAGAAGTTGCTGAGTGCAAGGAAAAGTTTGCTTCCTCTAAAGACCCCACCATCAGCCAGACTTTCATGCTGGACAGGATGTTCAACCCTGAGGGGAAGGCATTGCCCCCAATGCGGGGTTTCAAATACACTAGCTGGTCTCCCATGGGTTGTGATGCAAATGGCAGGTGCCTCTTGGCAGCGCTGACCATGGACAATCGCCTGACCGTGCAGGTAAACCTCAACAGACTCCAATGGGTTCAGCTGGTTGATCTGACTGAGATTTATGGAGACCGTCTTTATGAGACCAGTTATAGACTGTCTAAAAATGAGGCTCCTGAGGGAAACCTTGGGGATTTTGCTGAGTTTCAGAGGAGACACAGCATGCAGACCCCAGTCAGAATGGAATGGTCGAGTATCTGTACCACTCAGCAGGTCAAGCACAACAACGAGTGCCGGGATGTGAGCAGCGTGCTCCTGGCCGTCCTCTTTGAGAACGGGAATATAGCTGTGTGGCAGTTCCAGCTGCCGTTTGTGGGCAAGGAGTCCATCTCTTCGTGCAACACTATTGAGTCAGGAATCAGCTCCCCCAGTGTCTTGTTTTGGTGGGAATATGAGCACAGCAATAGGAAGATGAGTGGCCTTATTGTAGGCAGTGCTTTTGGACCCGTAAAAATTCTCCCTGTCAATCTCAAAGCAGTCAAAGGCTACTTTACTTTACGGCAGCCTGTTGTCTTGTGGAAAGAGATGGACAAGTTGCCTGTGCACAGCATCAAATGTGTGCCACTTTATCACCCTTACCAGAAGTGTAGCTGTAGCTTAGTGGTGGCCGCAAGAGGCTCCTATGTGTTCTGGTGtcttcttctgatctccaaggcGGGTCTGAATGTTCACAATTCCCACGTCACAGGCCTTCACTCGCTGCCCATCGTCTCCATTACCGCAGACAAGCAGAACGGAACCGTGTACACCTGCTCTAGTGACGGAAAGGTGAGGCAGTTGATTCCCATCTTCACAGATGTTGCATTAAAATTTGAACACCAGCTGATTAAGCTCTCAGATGTATTTGGCTCAGTGAGGACTCACGGCATTGCAGTGAGCCCCTGTGGTGCTTACCTGGCCATCATCACCACTGAGGGCATGGTCAATGGCCTCCATCCAGTGAACAAGAACTACCAGGTTCAGTTTGTTACTCTCAAGACCTTTGAAGAGGCAGCTGCTCAGCTCTTGGAGTCTTCAGTTCAGAATCTCTTTAAGCAGGTAGACTTGATTGACTTAGTCCGctggaaaattttaaaagataaacataTTCCTCAGTTTTTACATGAAGCTTTGGAAAAAAAGATTGAAAGCAGTGGGGTTACCTATTTTTGGCGTTTTAAGCTTTTCCTCCTAAGGATTTTGTATCAGTCAATGCAGAAATCCCCATCCGAGGCCTTATGGAAACCCACCCATGAGGACTCAAAAATCTTACTGGTTGACTCACCTGGGATGGGCGATGGTGAGGATGAGCAGCAAGAGGAAGGTACTTCCAAGCAGGGGACGAAGGCTGGCCTGCAGGAGAAGAGCAAAGAGGGTGGTGACACGGAGGAGACTCCTGAGGATTCACTCACTGCCGTGGGAGACACCGGAGGCCGTGAACCCATAGAGGAGAAGCTCCTTGAGATCCAAGGGAAGATTGAGGCTGTGGAGATGCACCTGACCAGGGAGCACATGAAGCGGGTCCTCGGAGAAGTGTACCTGCACACCTGGATCACGGAGAACACCAGCATCCCCACCAGAGGGCTCTGCAACTTTCTCATGTCTGATGAAGATTATGATGACAGAACAGCACAG GTCTTGATTGGACATATCTCCAAGAAGATGAACAAGCAGACCTTCCCTGAGCGCTGCAGTCTGTGTAAGGAGATCTTACCATTCACAGATCGCAAGCAAGCTGTTTGTTCCAATGGGCACATCTGGCTCCG GTGCTTTCTAACCTACCAGTCCTGCCAGAGCTTGATCTACAGGCGGTGTTTGCTCCATGACAGCATCGCCAGGCACCCTGTTCCAGAAG ATCCTGACTGGATTAAGAGGTTGCTGCAGAGTCCTTGTCCTTTCTGTGATTCTCCTGTCTTCTGA